Proteins encoded together in one Pontiella desulfatans window:
- a CDS encoding homoserine dehydrogenase, translating to MKEIKIGILGFGTVGAGVVEGIQKNGALMAERTGIVPVVAKIADLDIETDRGISVGEGVLTTDAMSVITDDGIDLIVELVGGTSIARTFTLEALKRGKPVITANKALLADHGEEIYKTARENNTGIYYEASVGGGIPILRSQRAGLIGNRIESIYGILNGTCNYILTRMEREGLPFDEILADAQALGYAETPPDLDIDGIDTAHKAVVLASMAYGAPVPMEACPTKGIRGLAASEIRNTEELGYRIKLLAIIKENHGEVELSVEPALVPKTHMIASVSDSFNAVFVKGDIVDDTMYYGRGAGRLPTGSAVIGDIMEAASDKLNGKGVPVSVTMMLQKSELDYCAPGSIEKRCYIRLCLEDKPGSMAKVMNIFGAHNISIASVVQKELHESGCAPVVILTQKAKESEFVAAIAEIDALDVSTCTPIRMRLEDFE from the coding sequence ATGAAAGAAATCAAGATCGGTATACTCGGATTCGGCACGGTCGGTGCCGGCGTGGTCGAAGGCATCCAGAAGAACGGGGCGCTGATGGCCGAGCGAACCGGAATCGTCCCGGTGGTCGCGAAAATCGCCGATCTCGACATCGAAACCGACCGCGGCATCAGCGTGGGCGAAGGCGTGCTGACCACCGATGCCATGTCCGTCATCACCGACGACGGCATAGACCTGATCGTGGAACTCGTTGGCGGAACCTCCATTGCGCGCACCTTCACGCTCGAGGCGCTCAAGCGGGGCAAGCCCGTCATCACCGCCAACAAGGCGCTGCTGGCCGACCACGGCGAGGAAATCTATAAAACCGCCCGCGAAAACAACACCGGCATCTACTACGAAGCTTCCGTTGGCGGCGGGATACCGATCCTGCGCTCCCAGCGCGCCGGACTCATCGGCAACCGGATCGAAAGCATCTACGGCATCCTCAACGGCACCTGCAACTATATCCTCACCCGCATGGAGCGCGAAGGCCTGCCGTTCGACGAAATCCTGGCCGATGCCCAGGCGCTTGGCTATGCCGAAACCCCGCCCGATCTCGACATCGACGGCATCGACACCGCCCACAAGGCCGTTGTGCTCGCCTCGATGGCCTATGGCGCGCCCGTTCCCATGGAAGCCTGCCCGACCAAAGGCATCCGCGGCCTCGCCGCCTCCGAAATCCGCAATACGGAGGAGCTCGGCTACCGCATCAAGTTGCTCGCCATCATCAAGGAAAACCACGGCGAGGTGGAACTCTCCGTCGAACCGGCCCTGGTGCCGAAGACCCACATGATCGCATCCGTCAGCGACTCCTTCAATGCCGTGTTCGTGAAGGGCGACATTGTTGACGACACCATGTACTACGGACGCGGTGCAGGGCGCCTGCCGACCGGTAGTGCGGTTATTGGCGACATCATGGAAGCCGCATCCGACAAACTCAACGGCAAGGGGGTTCCGGTGAGCGTTACAATGATGCTCCAGAAGTCCGAGCTGGACTATTGCGCCCCCGGCAGCATCGAGAAACGTTGCTACATCCGCCTCTGCCTGGAGGACAAGCCGGGGTCCATGGCGAAGGTCATGAATATTTTCGGCGCGCACAACATCAGCATTGCCTCCGTCGTCCAGAAGGAACTGCACGAGAGCGGCTGCGCCCCGGTGGTGATTCTCACGCAGAAGGCCAAGGAGTCCGAGTTTGTGGCGGCCATCGCCGAAATCGACGCGCTCGATGTCTCCACCTGCACCCCCATCCGCATGCGCCTCGAAGACTTCGAATAA
- a CDS encoding insulinase family protein: MKNFELVRTEEVKELNTMAKIYRHVPTGAEILSMENDDENKCFGIAFRTPPSDSTGVAHILEHTVLCGSRKYPVKDPFVQLLKGSLQTFLNAFTYPDKTCYPVASQNLKDFHNLVDVYLDSVFHPRITPDFFMQEGWHYELESPEDELKFKGVVYNEMKGVYSSPDSLLMEASQQSLYPDTTYGRDSGGNPKHIPDLTYEQFKAFHDSFYHPSNARIFFYGDDPAEARFALLEDYLKNYEKIDPQSGIELQGTLPAPVRVEKPYAVSADDENPKPMFTVNWMLPSPTDAETVFAVNLLDHILLGTPASPLRKALIESGLGEDITGGGIETHMIQMMYSIGLKGVETNDLEKAEALILSTFKELADQGISKDDIEAALNTFEFELRENNSGGFPRGLSLWLKSLNAWNYGADPLELIAFEQPLQTLKQNALKEGYFEQMIRAYFLDNTHRSTITLVPDAEQAAKVENEEKDRLASIKAGMSGDELNEIVANTKRLLDMQETPDSEEALASIPLLHRDDLDKTVRIVERETVDLHGTTVVKHNLFTNGILYLDIGLDLHGLDQDDIPYASLLGSALLEMGTLHEDYVSLSQRIAKKTGGIYGTPFLSAVEDSEKGVTRFFLRGKCMANQTRELLDILHDVLLQPDFNNQERFKQIVLEHKSEMETAIVPRGHSAVMTRLKAHHNEAHWVSEKMGGVEALFFIRKLASDMDKDWDSVHQRLEKIRQTLLDRSNMLINVTVDPASMADVLHDLDRFVENLPSTGTFSSKEWKRGELPTSEALTAPTMVNYVGCAANLFDAGYKMHGSAMVITRYLQTAWLWEKIRVQGGAYGGMCSFDQRSGVFTFASYRDPNLENSLEIYKATGDYLKNLRLSDDELTRALIGAIGQLDSYQLPDSKGYSSCLRHLLDYTDAERQQLRDEVLATTQAHFNAFGETLNKAFENNAVSVLCSVEAAEKAGLKTKTKVL, translated from the coding sequence GTGAAGAATTTCGAACTGGTACGCACCGAAGAGGTCAAGGAACTCAACACGATGGCGAAGATCTACCGCCATGTCCCGACGGGCGCGGAGATTCTTTCGATGGAGAACGACGACGAAAACAAGTGTTTCGGGATCGCGTTCCGCACCCCGCCATCGGACTCGACCGGGGTGGCGCACATCCTGGAGCACACGGTGCTGTGCGGCTCGCGGAAATACCCGGTGAAGGATCCGTTCGTCCAGCTCCTGAAGGGTTCGCTGCAAACCTTCCTCAACGCCTTCACCTATCCCGATAAAACCTGCTACCCGGTCGCCAGCCAAAACCTGAAGGATTTCCACAACCTGGTGGACGTCTATCTCGATTCCGTCTTCCACCCGCGCATCACGCCGGACTTTTTCATGCAGGAAGGCTGGCACTATGAACTGGAGTCGCCGGAGGACGAGCTCAAGTTCAAGGGCGTGGTCTATAACGAAATGAAGGGCGTCTATTCCTCGCCCGATTCCCTGCTGATGGAGGCCTCGCAGCAGTCGCTTTATCCCGACACCACCTATGGCCGCGACTCGGGGGGCAACCCGAAGCATATTCCCGACCTCACCTACGAACAGTTCAAGGCGTTCCACGACTCGTTCTACCACCCCTCCAACGCCCGCATCTTTTTCTACGGCGACGATCCGGCCGAGGCGCGCTTCGCCCTGCTGGAGGACTATCTGAAGAACTACGAAAAGATCGATCCCCAGTCCGGCATCGAGCTGCAAGGCACGTTGCCGGCCCCGGTTCGCGTCGAAAAACCCTACGCCGTCTCGGCCGACGATGAAAACCCGAAACCGATGTTCACCGTCAACTGGATGCTCCCGTCGCCGACCGATGCGGAGACCGTCTTTGCCGTCAACCTGCTCGACCACATCCTGCTCGGCACCCCCGCCTCGCCCTTGCGCAAGGCGCTGATCGAGTCCGGCCTTGGCGAGGACATCACCGGCGGCGGAATTGAAACCCACATGATCCAGATGATGTATTCGATCGGCCTCAAGGGCGTGGAAACCAACGACCTGGAAAAAGCCGAGGCGCTGATCCTCTCCACTTTCAAGGAGCTCGCGGACCAGGGCATCTCGAAGGACGACATCGAAGCGGCGCTCAACACCTTCGAGTTCGAGCTGCGCGAAAACAATTCCGGCGGCTTCCCGCGCGGCTTGTCGCTCTGGCTGAAATCGCTCAACGCCTGGAACTACGGAGCCGACCCGCTCGAGCTGATCGCCTTCGAACAGCCGCTGCAGACCCTGAAGCAGAATGCGCTGAAAGAGGGCTATTTCGAGCAGATGATCCGCGCCTATTTTCTCGACAACACCCACCGCTCCACCATCACACTTGTGCCGGATGCCGAACAGGCCGCCAAGGTCGAGAACGAGGAAAAAGACCGGTTGGCCAGCATCAAGGCCGGCATGTCCGGCGACGAACTCAACGAAATCGTCGCCAACACCAAGCGCCTGCTGGACATGCAGGAAACCCCCGATTCCGAGGAAGCGCTGGCCTCCATCCCGCTGCTCCACCGCGACGACCTCGACAAAACCGTGCGCATTGTCGAGCGCGAAACCGTCGATCTGCATGGCACCACGGTGGTGAAGCACAACCTCTTCACCAACGGCATTCTCTACCTCGATATCGGCCTCGACCTGCATGGCCTCGACCAGGACGACATCCCCTACGCCTCCCTGCTCGGCAGCGCCCTGCTCGAAATGGGCACCTTGCACGAAGACTATGTCTCGCTCTCCCAGCGCATCGCCAAAAAGACCGGCGGCATCTATGGCACCCCGTTCCTTTCCGCGGTAGAGGATTCCGAAAAAGGCGTCACCCGCTTCTTCCTGCGTGGAAAATGCATGGCCAACCAGACCCGCGAACTGCTCGATATCCTGCACGATGTCCTCCTGCAGCCCGACTTCAACAACCAGGAGCGCTTCAAGCAGATCGTGCTGGAGCATAAATCCGAAATGGAGACCGCCATCGTGCCGCGCGGCCATTCCGCTGTCATGACCCGGCTCAAGGCGCACCACAACGAAGCGCACTGGGTGAGCGAAAAGATGGGCGGCGTTGAAGCCCTCTTCTTCATCCGCAAGCTCGCAAGCGACATGGACAAGGATTGGGACTCCGTCCACCAGCGGCTCGAAAAGATCCGCCAAACCCTGCTCGACCGCAGCAACATGTTGATCAACGTCACCGTCGACCCCGCATCCATGGCCGATGTGCTCCACGACCTCGACCGCTTCGTGGAAAACCTCCCGTCCACCGGAACGTTCAGCTCAAAGGAGTGGAAGCGCGGCGAGCTGCCCACCTCCGAAGCCCTCACCGCACCGACCATGGTCAACTATGTCGGCTGCGCGGCCAACCTCTTCGACGCCGGCTACAAGATGCACGGCTCGGCCATGGTGATTACCCGCTACCTGCAGACCGCCTGGCTCTGGGAAAAGATCCGCGTCCAGGGCGGTGCCTATGGCGGCATGTGCTCGTTCGACCAACGCTCCGGCGTCTTCACCTTCGCCTCCTACCGCGATCCCAACCTCGAGAATTCGCTCGAAATCTACAAGGCCACCGGCGACTACCTCAAGAACCTGCGGCTCTCCGACGACGAACTCACCCGCGCCCTCATCGGCGCCATCGGCCAGCTCGATTCCTACCAGCTGCCGGATTCCAAGGGATATTCCAGTTGCCTGCGCCATCTGCTCGACTACACCGACGCCGAGCGCCAGCAGCTGCGCGACGAAGTGCTCGCCACCACGCAAGCCCACTTCAACGCCTTCGGCGAAACCCTCAACAAAGCCTTCGAAAACAACGCCGTCTCCGTCCTCTGCTCCGTCGAAGCCGCCGAAAAGGCCGGACTCAAAACCAAGACCAAGGTGCTGTAG
- a CDS encoding DUF6538 domain-containing protein, which yields MKVRLSHIHQRGNTFYFRLIIPEDLRIHFGGKREISKSLRTIDPFAAFAQACELRDRYKRQFHAFRHGSTIPAEQCIPSDFLMPLNIAQLKPRNEAPLLSVVLHELLQSKPCKKTSISARKAAVRLLIEWHGDLPVDHYTRKMLLEFRDKGLLRLPPNFYKINRYVGRPIRSIAEECEAEAMKPATVNHKLGHINTVFNYAVKYGYLDINPVVDLTLSLEKAPSKERDSYSVDQLQRMVNQLAVQTASGGDLRHQRFWVTLCCLYTGARLNEIAQLSVSDLCVVDDIPCFNITTEGEVAKSLKNARSRRLIPVHPALIELGLLRYHEQRRADVSDPAIRPQ from the coding sequence ATGAAAGTTCGATTGAGTCACATTCATCAGCGTGGAAACACGTTTTATTTCCGTTTGATTATTCCAGAAGATCTTCGGATTCACTTTGGCGGGAAGCGGGAGATCTCGAAAAGCCTCCGAACGATAGATCCGTTTGCAGCTTTCGCTCAGGCGTGTGAGTTGCGGGATCGGTATAAGAGGCAGTTCCATGCATTCAGGCATGGTTCAACGATTCCGGCAGAGCAATGCATCCCATCCGATTTCTTGATGCCGTTAAACATTGCTCAGCTTAAGCCTCGCAATGAAGCACCATTGCTGTCGGTGGTATTGCATGAGTTGTTGCAGTCGAAGCCATGTAAGAAAACATCCATATCGGCTCGCAAGGCGGCGGTCAGGCTTCTGATTGAGTGGCATGGCGACCTGCCTGTAGACCACTACACCAGAAAGATGCTTCTGGAGTTCAGGGACAAGGGACTGCTTCGGCTTCCTCCGAACTTTTATAAGATCAATAGATATGTCGGTCGGCCTATTCGTTCGATTGCGGAAGAGTGTGAAGCCGAGGCCATGAAACCGGCAACGGTTAATCATAAGCTCGGCCACATCAACACAGTCTTCAATTATGCCGTGAAGTATGGATACCTCGATATTAATCCGGTCGTTGATCTAACGCTCTCGTTGGAAAAAGCTCCGAGCAAAGAACGGGATAGCTATTCTGTTGATCAACTTCAGAGGATGGTTAATCAACTGGCAGTGCAAACGGCATCTGGGGGCGATCTTAGGCATCAACGTTTCTGGGTAACGCTGTGCTGTCTGTACACGGGTGCCAGATTAAATGAAATTGCCCAGCTCTCGGTATCTGATCTCTGCGTTGTGGATGACATCCCTTGCTTCAATATAACGACGGAAGGGGAGGTAGCCAAGAGCCTCAAGAATGCCCGTTCCCGCAGATTGATTCCGGTTCATCCCGCTTTAATAGAGCTGGGGCTACTTCGATATCACGAGCAGAGACGTGCTGATGTCTCTGACCCTGCTATCCGGCCGCAATGA
- a CDS encoding choice-of-anchor Q domain-containing protein, translating to MRNSAKATISAVVCFVCTCNLSLADTRYVDISNPTPAVPYTTWATAANDIQPAVSIAAAGDTVLIADGTYNITSQIKIYKTLSVKSVNGPGHVIIDANSNCRVLTLSSGTGSISLEGLTFTGGYADEAATRGGGIYAFGNNNVFISNCIVENNESPGTAGGIGIFAGNGKVCSATVQDCIIRNNVADYLGGGIQTVIWGGASGSILIKNCLVQSNRSSNNGGGLQLKMNEGANGSITVEDCTINENTSALDGGGLLCNAQSGSINVSRCLFFGNETARDGGGVRLLHNSMLTDTLIAGNNAGNKGGGEYGGLEGSSYIINCTIVSNQAPVGGGVSRSTILNSIVYGNTAGSNPNITADSDVAFSCSPQLTAGVNGNINSDPKFIDPLSGNYRLLMTSPCLDSGTNAFVYSLSDLDGSTRIRDGNLDGTPIVDMGAYELQASTITIDIKPGSDTNPINLKSKGQLSVAIITTEGFDAPAVAPATVRFAGASPVHTAYEDVDQDGDIDLLLHFLTQELQLSDTSTQAYLIGQTPNGQILMGVDTVMVVPKKR from the coding sequence ATGAGAAATTCAGCTAAAGCAACTATCAGCGCAGTCGTATGTTTCGTTTGCACATGCAACCTTTCACTGGCTGATACACGTTACGTGGATATCAGCAATCCGACACCAGCCGTTCCATACACCACTTGGGCTACGGCAGCTAACGATATACAGCCTGCGGTTAGTATAGCTGCAGCGGGCGACACAGTACTTATTGCTGACGGAACATATAACATTACGTCTCAGATTAAAATCTACAAAACACTATCGGTAAAGAGTGTGAACGGGCCGGGTCACGTAATCATTGATGCCAACAGCAACTGCCGGGTGCTCACTTTATCCTCTGGCACCGGAAGCATATCACTGGAGGGGCTGACTTTTACCGGCGGTTACGCAGATGAGGCTGCAACTCGTGGTGGAGGCATTTATGCGTTCGGGAATAACAACGTATTCATATCCAACTGCATTGTTGAGAACAATGAATCTCCCGGCACTGCGGGTGGCATCGGTATTTTCGCTGGTAACGGAAAAGTCTGCTCTGCAACCGTTCAAGACTGCATCATCCGGAACAACGTGGCGGACTATCTTGGCGGCGGAATCCAGACTGTAATATGGGGAGGGGCTTCCGGCTCCATCCTTATTAAGAATTGTTTGGTTCAAAGCAATCGTTCCAGCAACAATGGCGGAGGACTTCAGCTCAAAATGAACGAAGGCGCAAACGGATCAATCACCGTTGAAGACTGCACCATCAACGAAAACACATCCGCATTGGACGGCGGCGGCTTGCTGTGCAATGCGCAGAGTGGATCGATTAATGTTTCCCGATGTCTTTTTTTTGGAAATGAAACCGCACGGGACGGAGGTGGTGTGCGTTTATTGCACAATTCCATGCTTACCGACACCCTGATTGCCGGCAATAACGCAGGCAACAAGGGAGGAGGAGAATACGGAGGTCTTGAAGGCAGTTCCTATATCATCAATTGCACAATTGTCAGCAATCAGGCTCCCGTCGGTGGTGGTGTGAGTAGATCAACGATTCTCAACTCCATAGTCTATGGTAATACTGCTGGCAGTAATCCAAACATAACCGCTGACAGTGATGTTGCATTCTCCTGCTCCCCGCAACTGACAGCAGGAGTGAATGGAAACATCAACAGTGATCCGAAATTCATTGATCCGCTTTCTGGAAATTACCGATTACTCATGACGTCACCCTGTCTGGATTCAGGAACAAACGCATTTGTTTATTCATTGTCTGATCTAGACGGAAGTACTCGCATCAGGGACGGAAACCTTGACGGCACTCCCATTGTGGACATGGGAGCCTACGAATTACAGGCATCTACGATTACGATCGATATCAAGCCCGGCTCCGACACTAACCCCATCAACCTGAAATCAAAGGGGCAGCTATCAGTTGCCATAATAACGACAGAAGGGTTTGACGCTCCAGCTGTTGCCCCTGCCACCGTACGTTTCGCCGGCGCATCTCCAGTGCATACGGCGTATGAAGATGTCGATCAGGATGGGGATATAGATCTCTTACTTCACTTCCTCACACAGGAACTTCAGTTAAGCGATACATCTACTCAAGCATACCTGATCGGACAGACTCCAAACGGTCAGATTCTCATGGGGGTTGATACAGTCATGGTAGTTCCAAAGAAGCGATAG
- a CDS encoding ArdC family protein, which produces MSAYQKINQMITDRLVERIEATQELPWKKPWTSLSLMPKNLVTKKNYRGVNVFLLHMLGYSSPYFLSFKQVTALGGKVRKGEKSCPVVFWRFVEAQEQDDPKKGYAFLRYYNVFNTEQCEGLEGKVPVVEIPKREHTPLEIAEDLVKSMPNPPVIKHGCRQASYSPSLDLVSMPDPESFESGESYYSALWHEVGHSVGHASRIGRKAIMEPSGFGSHGYSQEELVAEMTAAFLCGYCGILMSTETNQAAYLKGWLERLKSDPTMLVKAGGEAQKAFDYIMDARVQEQPVELQEAA; this is translated from the coding sequence ATGAGTGCATATCAGAAAATAAACCAGATGATTACCGACCGTCTAGTAGAGCGGATCGAAGCGACACAAGAGCTGCCGTGGAAGAAACCGTGGACGAGTCTCAGCTTAATGCCGAAGAACCTGGTCACCAAAAAGAACTACCGGGGAGTTAACGTATTCCTTTTGCATATGCTGGGCTATTCGAGTCCGTACTTCCTGAGCTTCAAACAGGTGACGGCGTTGGGTGGGAAAGTCCGGAAGGGTGAGAAGAGTTGTCCTGTCGTGTTCTGGCGTTTTGTGGAAGCACAAGAGCAGGATGACCCCAAAAAGGGCTATGCTTTTCTTCGCTACTACAACGTGTTCAATACAGAGCAGTGTGAAGGACTCGAAGGCAAGGTGCCGGTGGTGGAGATCCCGAAACGGGAACATACACCGCTGGAGATTGCAGAGGATCTAGTGAAGTCGATGCCCAATCCTCCCGTGATCAAACATGGGTGCAGACAGGCGTCGTACTCGCCATCGCTGGATCTAGTGAGCATGCCTGATCCTGAATCATTCGAGTCCGGAGAGTCGTATTATTCTGCCCTCTGGCATGAGGTTGGTCACAGCGTAGGCCACGCCAGTAGAATCGGTCGGAAAGCCATCATGGAACCGTCGGGTTTCGGCAGTCATGGCTATTCGCAGGAGGAGCTGGTGGCTGAGATGACGGCAGCATTCCTTTGCGGTTACTGCGGGATTCTGATGTCCACCGAGACCAACCAAGCAGCATACCTGAAAGGCTGGCTGGAACGTCTGAAGTCCGATCCCACGATGCTTGTGAAGGCAGGTGGTGAGGCCCAGAAGGCGTTCGATTACATTATGGACGCCAGGGTTCAGGAGCAACCCGTAGAGCTGCAGGAGGCGGCGTGA
- a CDS encoding redoxin domain-containing protein translates to MTGGCTKQACSYRDFVSKDSNEDVEIVGISGDSPQSLKYFQQAEGLNFTLLSVQQGLLYLRCWPSLVKD, encoded by the coding sequence ATGACCGGTGGTTGTACTAAGCAGGCATGTAGCTATCGTGACTTTGTCAGCAAAGACTCGAACGAGGATGTTGAGATTGTCGGAATCAGCGGAGACTCACCTCAAAGCCTTAAATATTTTCAGCAGGCGGAAGGGCTTAATTTTACCTTGTTGTCGGTGCAGCAGGGATTGCTGTATCTCCGTTGCTGGCCATCGCTGGTCAAGGACTAG
- a CDS encoding aspartate kinase: MKVVKFGGSSVANAEQISKIIDIVTADADRRIVVVSAPGKRHGDDAKVTDLLIALATAVLNGENHESALKAVVDRYAQIQHELALPKSVVETIEADLRGRIGSRGSNDLQFMDTMKASGEDNNAKLIAEAFTKKGHPAKYINPGEAGMLLSDEFGNAEVLPESFEKLAALKGESDIVIFPGFFGSTKAGDVATFPRGGSDITGAILAAAVKAEVYENFTDVDSVYAMDPRIVPNAPAIDLMTYREMRELAYAGFGVFHDEAIIPAVKHEIPICIKNTNRPEAPGTLIVPERKYEQTEVAGISSADGFCAIYIDKYMMNREVGFGRRLLQILEDEEISYEHTPSGIDNMSIILRSEELGKKEKTVVERITNELAPDAVSVEHGLALLMVVGEGMHYAVGQAAKATNALAEHGVNIEMINQGASEISMMFAVKEIDRKKAVLALGHAFFG, encoded by the coding sequence ATGAAAGTTGTAAAATTTGGTGGTTCCTCCGTGGCGAACGCGGAGCAGATTTCCAAGATCATTGATATCGTCACGGCCGACGCGGACCGCCGCATCGTTGTGGTCTCCGCGCCCGGCAAACGCCACGGCGACGACGCCAAGGTGACCGATCTGTTGATCGCGCTGGCCACCGCCGTGCTCAACGGCGAAAACCATGAATCCGCGCTCAAGGCCGTGGTGGATCGCTATGCCCAAATCCAGCACGAGTTGGCGTTGCCGAAGTCGGTGGTTGAAACCATCGAGGCCGACCTGCGCGGCCGCATCGGAAGCCGCGGCTCCAACGATCTCCAGTTCATGGACACCATGAAGGCCTCCGGCGAGGACAACAATGCCAAGCTGATTGCGGAAGCCTTCACCAAAAAGGGCCATCCGGCCAAATACATCAACCCCGGGGAAGCGGGCATGCTGCTCTCCGATGAATTCGGCAACGCCGAAGTGCTGCCCGAATCCTTCGAAAAACTGGCGGCCCTCAAGGGCGAATCCGACATCGTCATTTTCCCCGGTTTCTTCGGCAGCACCAAGGCCGGCGATGTGGCCACCTTCCCGCGCGGCGGTTCCGACATCACCGGCGCCATCCTCGCGGCGGCCGTGAAGGCCGAGGTCTACGAAAATTTTACCGATGTCGATTCCGTCTATGCCATGGATCCGCGCATTGTCCCCAATGCGCCGGCCATCGACCTCATGACCTACCGCGAGATGCGCGAACTGGCCTATGCCGGGTTTGGTGTTTTCCACGACGAAGCCATCATTCCAGCCGTCAAGCACGAGATCCCGATCTGCATCAAGAATACCAACCGCCCCGAAGCCCCGGGCACCCTGATCGTGCCCGAGCGCAAATACGAGCAGACCGAAGTAGCCGGCATTTCCAGTGCCGATGGCTTCTGCGCCATCTATATCGATAAATACATGATGAACCGCGAAGTCGGCTTCGGCCGCCGCCTGCTGCAGATTCTCGAAGACGAGGAAATCTCCTACGAGCACACCCCGTCCGGCATCGACAACATGTCCATCATCCTCCGCTCCGAAGAACTCGGGAAAAAGGAAAAGACCGTGGTCGAGCGCATCACCAACGAGCTCGCTCCCGACGCGGTCTCCGTCGAGCACGGCCTCGCCTTGCTCATGGTGGTGGGCGAGGGCATGCACTATGCCGTCGGCCAGGCCGCCAAGGCCACCAACGCGCTCGCCGAGCATGGCGTCAACATCGAGATGATCAACCAGGGCGCCTCCGAAATCAGCATGATGTTCGCCGTCAAGGAGATCGACCGCAAGAAAGCCGTTCTAGCCCTTGGGCACGCCTTTTTCGGCTGA
- a CDS encoding helix-turn-helix domain-containing protein: MNTRRESPQKMLGSAIRERRLELDVSQEKLAELVGVHRNYVGKVERGEQNLTIESLVRFADTFKCRPSELLGEAGL, encoded by the coding sequence GTGAACACACGTAGAGAATCACCTCAGAAGATGCTCGGTTCAGCCATCCGTGAAAGACGGCTGGAGCTCGATGTCAGCCAGGAAAAGCTGGCTGAGCTGGTTGGTGTTCACCGCAACTATGTCGGCAAGGTGGAACGTGGAGAGCAGAACCTCACCATTGAATCGCTGGTGAGGTTTGCTGATACCTTCAAGTGCAGGCCGAGTGAGCTGCTGGGTGAAGCTGGGCTTTAG
- a CDS encoding porin family protein has product MKKLKIILIGMMVLPGVTVANAELPNFRPYGGLDYMFIDTVNYGGEANLGAVRGKLGAELNPYLALEGSVGTGVVSDHDDRFNDKVKLTQIWGLYIRGILPLHDRIKVYGLFGITRTEFEGTPADSGQTGSYHTAGYSYGLGFEVFPLDNLAIVVEFASLIDELEISGSRDENELEISAVTLGAKYYF; this is encoded by the coding sequence ATGAAAAAATTGAAAATAATACTGATTGGAATGATGGTGCTACCAGGAGTCACCGTCGCAAATGCCGAGCTTCCAAACTTCAGGCCATACGGTGGACTGGATTATATGTTTATCGACACAGTTAATTATGGAGGGGAAGCGAATCTGGGAGCAGTCAGGGGGAAACTGGGAGCGGAACTGAATCCCTATCTGGCACTGGAAGGTTCTGTCGGGACGGGGGTCGTTTCCGACCATGACGACAGATTCAATGATAAGGTGAAGTTGACACAAATATGGGGGCTCTACATCCGGGGAATCTTACCGCTTCATGACCGGATAAAAGTTTATGGTCTGTTTGGTATTACGAGAACAGAATTTGAAGGTACCCCCGCCGATAGTGGCCAGACAGGAAGTTACCACACAGCTGGCTACTCTTATGGCCTCGGCTTTGAAGTCTTTCCTCTAGATAACCTCGCTATAGTCGTTGAGTTTGCCAGCCTGATTGATGAGCTTGAAATAAGCGGTTCACGAGATGAGAACGAGCTTGAAATATCAGCGGTAACACTAGGTGCCAAATATTATTTTTAG